In Felis catus isolate Fca126 chromosome C2, F.catus_Fca126_mat1.0, whole genome shotgun sequence, a single window of DNA contains:
- the CHMP2B gene encoding charged multivesicular body protein 2b encodes MASLFKKKTVDDVIKEQNRELRGTQRAIIRDRAALEKQEKQLELEIKKMAKIGNKEACRVLAKQLVHLRKQKTRTFAVSSKVTSMSTQTKVMNSQMKMAGAMSTTAKTMQAVNKKMDPQKTLQTMQNFQKENMKMEMTEEMINDTLDDIFDGSDDEEESQDIVNQVLDEIGIEISGKMAKAPSAARSLPSASTSKATISDEEIERQLKALGVD; translated from the exons ATGTAATAAAGGAACAGAATCGAGAATTACGAGGTACGCAGAGGGCTATAATCAGAGATCGAGCAGCtttagaaaaacaagaaaaacagctG gaattagaaattaagaaaatggctAAGATTGGTAATAAAGAAGCTTGCAGAGTTTTAGCGAAACAGCTTGTACATCTAcggaaacagaaaacaagaactTTTGCTGTAAGTTCTAAAGTCACTTCTATGTCCACACAAACAAAAGTGATGAATTCCCAGATGAAGATGGCAGGAGCAATGTCTACTACAGCAAAA acAATGCAAGCAGTTAACAAGAAGATGGATCCACAAAAGACGTTACAAACAATGCAGAACTTCCAGAAGGAGaacatgaaaatggaaatgactgAAGAAATGA tCAATGACACACTTGATGACATCTTTGATGGCTctgatgatgaagaagaaagcCAAGATATTGTGAATCAAGTTCTTGATGAAATCGGAATTGAAATCTCTGGAAAG ATGGCCAAAGCTCCATCAGCTGCTCGAAGCTTACCATCTGCCTCTACTTCAAAGGCTACGATCTCCGATGAAGAGATTGAACGGCAACTCAAAGCTTTAGGAGTAGATTAG